The Nocardia sp. NBC_01329 sequence TTCGATCCAAGGCGTTGCAGTGCTCGCACCACGACCGGATATCGTCACGGGACGGTTTGATCTTGCCGTACTCGATCTTCGGCACCTTGGTTTGGTGCCAACCACTCCGGCGGGCCAGCTCCGCGCCGGACAAGCCAGCGTCGAGACGAAGCTCCCGGAGCCGACCCCCGAGAGCTTCGCGCTGTTGGTGGATGGAGCCGGTCACGTCGTGACGTACTCCGTGTACGGCGTTGCCAGCTTCCACAACCTGTCCCGAACACCGCGGCAGTAGTCCACGATCCTCGGATCTTTCGTGACTGCCGCTCCTGCGGGCTCGCCGCCGTCACCTGCAAGGTTATAGACGACCCGCTCGTCATCGAACAGCCAGAAGTCATCCGGTGGGACCTCTCCGGCATCCCGTCGCGGCAGGTACCGGATATCTTCTCCCGACTGGATATTGCGATCGGTGACGGACAGCAGCCATCGGTGGTAGTCGCTGTGCGGGACGGTCACGACCCGGACGCGAGTCACCGGAATGCCTCGATCGGTGACCTTACGCATGAGCGCATGCCAAGGCGCCGGTGGTTCATCCGATGCCGGCTCACCTGCGAGGAACGCCCGAAATCGGCTGTTCTCGGACGGTTCGACGTAGACGTCTCGCACTTCGAGATGAAACGCGCTGTGCTGTAGCCCATTGAACCAATCCGCCCAGGGATCACCCTCGACCAGCAGCATCGCCGAAAAACGTCCTCTCTCGTTTCGCGACCAGGATCGCAGCCTCGTCACTGGCTAGATCGAGCTGGCCCATCACCGCTGGTTCGGTCACAGGCCGACCGCTGAGCCGGAACGTACCTCTTCCGGTGTCGGTCATGGTCGCACCCAGGTAGGTGTCGGGCTCGGTGAATCCTGTCAGCAAGTGTGGTATCTCGACCGTGCCGAGTGTGCCTGTCTCCCATCCCTGAACCAGGTAACTGCCCTGGTCTGTTGCATACAGAGTGGGGCAACCCTGGGATTCGCTTCCACCTCTTCCGAGGAACCTCAACCGCATCGCGTGAATCTCCTGTCAGCTATGCAC is a genomic window containing:
- a CDS encoding DUF6879 family protein, with translation MLLVEGDPWADWFNGLQHSAFHLEVRDVYVEPSENSRFRAFLAGEPASDEPPAPWHALMRKVTDRGIPVTRVRVVTVPHSDYHRWLLSVTDRNIQSGEDIRYLPRRDAGEVPPDDFWLFDDERVVYNLAGDGGEPAGAAVTKDPRIVDYCRGVRDRLWKLATPYTEYVTT